AAAACATCCGCCTTCTTAAAAATAGAATTCAAGGCGCTCTGAACCCATCCGAGAAGATCATACTCAAACTCCTGCCAAAGCTTGTGTTCGATAATAAAACCATTTGATTTGAGACAGCATTTTAATGAATCTGCATCAAAATGGTATATATGACGGGGTACATCCAAATGAAGCCATTTGTTTTTAAATAATCGAGCCTGGATACTTTTTTTATTTGGAACCGCGATAATCAGCTTACCGTTTGGAGCAAGAAGGCTATAAATACCAGTGAAAACCTTTTTAGTATCCGGCATATGTTCCAGTGTATGCCACATGGTAATACAATCAAAAGGTTCACTTCCAGCGAAATCTTCAATCTTTTCTTTAACAGCCAAGTTATTAAATAAATCATAATCAGGATTGATCTCTGTGCCGCTGACATTCCATCCAGTGGTTTTTAATGATTTTATAAATGAGCCATCTCCGCATCCAATATCGAGCAGCTTTTTGCCTTTACCATTTTTGATTGTCGAGGAAACGATCTTGGAACGCCGCTTTATGCAATATTTTTCAGTAAAACCGTGCCTGTTACCATAATATGATCTATCGTAATATTTTTTTAGATCATTAGGCTGGGGGGTTGTATATCCAAGTCCGCAGCCAGAACAATTATATATCGAGAAAACTTCCATTGAAACACTATCACTGACTGGGCTGTAAAGAGGTTCGAGGTTCATACCACAAATATGGCATTTGGTATGAAAAGTTTTATCAGACATTTGTTTTCGCCTATTGTTTTTTATTTTAAACAGGTGTTTCTATTATACCCAATTGACTCACAAAAAGTCCGATTACCTTCATTCCGGCGCAGGCCGGAATCCAGAAGCGCCTGAACAGAATGGATACCGGATCAAGTCCGGCATGACGACGACGCCTTTTTTTGACTTTTTGCGAGACCGTCACTCTTAATGGCTTATGCTTCTTGTAAGAGCTATCATACAACGGCAGATATTCATGGAAACTCCCTGAGTATCTGCCCAAGTTTTACGTGATCAAAAGCAATTCGTCTTGGTCTGCTTTTGGTATAAAAAAACACGTCTCCTTCAATTTCTTCGCCAGGAGCCAACTCTGTGACCAGATTTTTTGAAAAATCATTATACTGGTATTTGACGCCATCCTCGCAATCAAGAGAAAAGAAATCCGGATTTATCCTGAAAGCATCTGGTCCGACATTTTTTAGCCAGACCCTTATTTTTCTCTGGTTTCTGTTTTTATTACCTGAAAAGCCGTCATCACGCATAGCCATTACGACATATTCATTTCCTTCGAAAAAAAGAAGCTTCTCACTTTTCGCTTTGTGAACAAGCCATTCATTCCCAGGAGTTGGTTCAAGACCATAAGCCTTTTCAGCAATTGTTATTGCGCCTTCCAAGACAGCCTTATCCTTATTATAATTACGGAGAATACTTTCTGCCTTTTCTGCCATTTTTGAAGCGAACATCATCCTGTTCAGCCTTAGCAAATCGGCGTAAGATTCATTCCCAGGATCAATGTCTGAAAGCCTCGAATATGCTT
This portion of the Desulforegula conservatrix Mb1Pa genome encodes:
- a CDS encoding class I SAM-dependent methyltransferase, translated to MSDKTFHTKCHICGMNLEPLYSPVSDSVSMEVFSIYNCSGCGLGYTTPQPNDLKKYYDRSYYGNRHGFTEKYCIKRRSKIVSSTIKNGKGKKLLDIGCGDGSFIKSLKTTGWNVSGTEINPDYDLFNNLAVKEKIEDFAGSEPFDCITMWHTLEHMPDTKKVFTGIYSLLAPNGKLIIAVPNKKSIQARLFKNKWLHLDVPRHIYHFDADSLKCCLKSNGFIIEHKLWQEFEYDLLGWVQSALNSIFKKADVFFDRLRGRKKRSNSLIDHLNIILGFTFSVLFLPIVVFEKIVNNSGTIIVIAKK